TGACGTAAATCATTGGTAAATGCGTCGATATTCTTCCATAATTGTCGCTCCTTGACTGGAATTATCACCAGGTTAGTTGGCTCAAAACCCAAATCCCGATCTTTCACATGATTGATCTGATCTACCACGACCAATGTACCTCCAATCAACACCACAGCAATCATTTGCTGCCCCAACACAAATAATTTTCTTATTGCGAACGGTCCTTTTTTAGGAGATTCCTTTTTCAAATGACTCCAACGAAAGCGCGATTCGATGATTGCGGGATACAGACTGGACAGCAAGCCACAAACCGTCCCAATTCCAAAGACAATCAGAATTGAAATGGGACGTTCAAGAAATTCGATTGGAGCGATACCCGCAGCAAGACTGGTAACGACTGGATTGAATGCAGATAGTAGTGATATCGCAAGTAAACTTGCTGACCACCCTATGACCAGAGATTCTATCACCCGATACTTGATCAATTGCCCCATGTTTGCTCCAAGCAACTTTTTAATGCCCACCTCTTTTTGACGCTGGTAGGATTGACTTAGCGTCAGATTCATGTAATTGAAACAACCCACCAGCAACAGAAATACGCCAATTGAAGCAAAGACGATCAGTTCTCCACTATTGCCATGAGGAAAAGGTTCCCAGATATAGGGTTCCCATAAATAGATTTCTTTTAGTGGCTGGATGATGATTTTTGCTGTCCCATTGAGTTCGTCAAATGTAGGCTTCATGTATTTCGTAAAGAAAGGATCCCAATTCTGATAAATGTCGTCAGGGTGGAACTCTGGCACCGTCCGAATGTAGGTCATCACGTGACTTCCATACCACCAAATCTCACCTTGTGGGTTGTTGAAAAAAGTGGTGTACGATACCAATACCTCAAAATCAAAATAGGTTGGTTGTTGATGATCCTTAAAAACACCTGTAATCTCGACCTGGCTCTGATTTTCCAATTCTATCGAGTTCCCTATTACGTCCAATGAGTTGAATAGCTTCCTGGCCATGGTCTCGGACACGATGGCCGTTTTAGGATGTTTTAAGGCGTCGCTACCCCCTGAAATCATGGGAATTTCAAAGACTTTCAGAAAGTTGGAATCAGCCGCAAACAATCGCTCACTAAGAATTTGCTTTTCCCCTGTTTGTAAATAACCCGTATGTATGGTGAGTCCATTGTAGCCTGCAATTTTTGTAGCGGCCAACACCCCAGGAAATTCTTGCTGGAGCAAAGGTGCCATTGGCCGTGGATTGTTGGCATAAGTATCACGATGACCATTGATCACATAATCGGATGATATCCGATAGATCTGATCTGCATGTTCGATATGTTGATCATAGCTCAATTGTATCCTTAGAAAATCATAGATCAGAAATGAAAAACTGATCCCGATAGTAAGTCCGATTAGGTTGATGAGCATATAATTGATCTCTCGTTGGAGTTTTCGAAAGACGATTTTTAATTCTTTGAGTAACATAATTCGTGATTGACCAAATGGGTTCTGAGGTCAAAAGAAGGGTCAAAAATCACGGAAAACGACTTAAAAATAATTTGAGACGAATTAAAATGGATCAATACGAACGATGAATTGGTTGTAGAAATGGAGGTTCGACATTGAATATAGACTATCGAAGATATGTCTAAGAAAGCGCGCAAAGAGATACACTTCGCCGACCGCTGGTCTTTTATTGACATCCTACGGAATTTAGGCCAATAAAAACCGGCATGACGCGCTTGTCTATTATTCTGTTAATTGCGTCTTAAAAGCCTTGGGGGTCATCCCAGTCATTTCTTTGAAGATGCGATTAAAAGTGGCTTTGGAATTGAAACCGGCCTTATAAGCCAATTCCATCAATGTGGCCTTCGGATCAGTATTCGGATCTCGCATCAATCGCTTGACCTCTTCTACTCGATGTTCATTGATCACCTCATTGAAATTCCTACCGAGAGAAGTGCTAAAAAAGCCTGAAAGTGCGGCAGACTTAATGTGCATTTTATTGGATAATTCCTGTAAAGTAAGGTCTGGAATCACGAAAACCTTTTCTTGTTGGAGTAATACGTTTAGCCTCCGCTGCAGCTCTTCCTCAAAATTTGAGGCGCCTTCTTTCTCCAAATGCAGGGTCCAACTTTCTCTTCTGAACGGCCCGTGGATCGAAAAGCTGAACAAGCCCAGTAGATACATCCCTGTCCCTCCATAAAAAACTGACATCAACACCTGATAATCAACCGGAATCAAGGGCAATAACAGTCTCAAGGCAAAAATCATTAGCAGCCCAAAGAAAGCCCACGAAGCGTAGGCAGGTTGAACGGCTTGTTGAAAGATCCGGGAACGGAATTGCCGATAGAGCTCAACTAATGACAACAGGATATAGGGTATCAATTGTAGAAATGCCACCGCAGCCAACCATCGTTCTAATGATACAATCTCCAACCAATGTGCGGCTCCCCATATGATCGGAACCAAAAAATGCAAAGCTAAGAGTGGATACCAACGTACTATTTGAAGGCTTTGACGCGTATACAAGTAAAAAGCAGGCCAAATGACCAATGTAGCTACTTCTCTTAAAAGCAAATCGGACTCAATGGTAACCAGCCCCAAAGCTAACAAACCAACAGCAAGCCATAAGCCTTGTCGGAATTGCCGGATCAGAACAAGCAGCCCAGCAAAGCAAAGACAACATCCGTAACCGAATGTCAACAATTGACCCAAGGGTATTTCCAGTGGCTGAACCATAATCGAACTTAAGAAGAAATTACCAACTTCGACAGGCTCAGTTTACCCAGACCATAAGTAGAATGATTTTTTGGTAACTTGTCCTCATGCGGAACATATCGGCTACCGGACAGATCAAAAAGGAAACACCGAAGGTCAAAGAACCTGCAGAGGCAGCAGCCGGCATAGGTGGGATCACAGCGGCAATACATCATCTTAACAAGGAATTAGGACTGCCTTCTGCCCTATCGACGCTTTCAAAAATGAACCAGCAGGGAGGCTTTGATTGTCCCGGATGTGCCTGGCCCGACCCGGACGATCGCTCTAAGCTGGGCGAATACTGTGAAAATGGCGCAAAAGCCATCGCGGAAGAAGCCACAGAGCACCGGGTGGATGAAGCTTTTTTTGCCCAACATACTGTAGAAGAAATATCACAATGGGATGACTATACCATTGGAAAAAGTGGTCGGATTACCCGGCCATTTGTCTTAAAGCCGAACTCGATTCATTATGAACCCATTACGTGGCAATCGGCATTTGATCTGATCGGTGATCAGCTTCATGGCCTTGACCATCCTGATGAAGCCATTTTCTACACTTCCGGACGGTCTAGTAATGAAGCGGCATTCTTGTATGGCCTGCTCGCCCGGCAATTGGGTACCAACAACATGCCTGATTGCAGCAACATGTGTCATGAGTCGAGTGGTGTTGCACTCAAAGCCACACTGGGCATCGGTAAAGGATCAGTGACCTTGGATGACTTTCCGCAAGCAGAAGTGATCATCATCATGGGTCAAAATCCAGGCACCAATCACCCTCGAATGTTGAGCGCTTTAGAAAAGTGCAAACAAAATGGCGGAAAGATCATCTCAATCAATCCGCTGGAGGAAGCCGGGCTGGTCCGCTTCAAGAATCCACAAAAAATGAACGGTCTTATCGGCAATGGAACGCCATTGACAGATCTGCACCTCCCGGTGAAAATCAATGAGGACGTCAATCTGCTTCACCTGCTGATGAAGGGGCTTTTGGATCAGGAAACGCAGCAAGGTGATGTTTTAGACCAGGAGTTTATTAAGAAGAAAACCACTGGTTTTGAGACTTTTAAAACAGACCTGGGAAAATATGATGCGGAGCAATTACTGGGACGAACTGGCTTGACTCAACCGCAATTGGATCAAGCTATTGACCTACTGGCCAAGCCTAAAAAAATCATCGTTTGCTGGGCCATGGGGTTGACGCAACACGAAAATGCGGTGGACAACATCAAAGCTTGTGTGAACCTGCTCCTCATGAAAGGAAGTATCGGAAAGGCGGGAGCTGGTACGTGCCCGGTGCGTGGGCACAGCAATGTGCAAGGTGATCGCACGGTTGGAATCATGAGTAAAGTCTCTCCTGCTTTGAATGAAGCACTGCAAAAGGAATTTCAATTCCAGGCGCCAAACAACGAAGGTTTGGATACTGTAGCTGCGATTCAAGCCATGCACAAAGGAAAAGCCAGGGTCTTCATCAGTCTGGGGGGTAATTTCGGTTCTGCTGCTTCAGACACATATTTCACAGCTCAAGCTTTACAAAACTGCGACCTGACCGTCAGCATCAGTACGAAACTCAATCGAACACATCTGATGGCTGGAAAAACGAGTTTGATCTTGCCAACCCTGGGACGTTCTGAGAAAGATCAACATGAAACCCAACCTCGGTTCGTCACGGTGGAAAACAGCATGGGCAGGGTGCATCGATCCGCAGGTGTCCGTGAACCAGCCAGTGATCAGCTGATGAGTGAGCCTGAAATCGTTGCAGGCATCGGGCAGGCAGTATTCGGAGACGAAGGCCCCGTGAATTGGACTGAATTAGGACATGACTATGACCTTATCCGCGAAAAGATCGAGAATGTAATTGCTGGATTTGATGACTACCAGTTAAAATCCGCAGGCAAAGGGTTTGACTTACCGAACAATGCACGGATTGCCGATTTCACAGCCTTACCGGAAGGAAAAGCGCAATTTTCAGTTTGTGAGCCATCCAGTATTTCCTTGCAGCAAGATGAATTTGTGCTGATGACCATCCGTTCGCACGACCAGTTCAACACGACCATTTATGGCATGGATGATCGCTACCGGGGCATTTACAACGCCCGGCGAATTGTGATGATAAACCCTGAGGACATGCAGGAAAAAGGATTACAACAAGGGGAACTGATTGACCTAACGAGTCACTATGAGCATGTGGAACGAAGAGCAGAATCCTTCATGGTTTTTCCTTACAAAATCCCACGTCAGAACCTGGCGGCATACTTTCCCGAAACCAATGTCCTGGTCCCTATTGATCAGTTTGCACGAGGTAGTCGTACACCGATCAGCAAGTCGATTGTGGTGAGGATCGAAAAACGAAATACCCCATGAAAAAACTATTCTTAGATGATTTAAGAAGCGTTGATATGGTCTATGACCCATCCATGGAACGCGAATTCGATATTGTTAGAACTTACCATGATTTCGTTCAATACATCAAAGCGAATGGTCTTCCTGATTTCATCAGTTTTGACAATGATCTAGGGTTAGATGAAAATGGAGAAGTGGCTCCGGACGGATATGCTGCCGCGAAATGGTTGGTCTATGAATCGGAATTGGATTTGCGAAACCTTGAATTTAAAGTACACTCCGCCAATCCTGTAGCGGCGGAACAGATCAAAGGACTGCTGACTAATTACATCAATCACTTAAATAGCAAGGCTTAACCAGGATCGTCATATATGTCATGAACTCCCACCTCTCCCATACCTCCAAACAAAAGTGCTTCGATATGATCAGTGGAGAGGTAACGCTTGAGGCATTTGAAGAATGGGTCTATACTTCCAGTCTGGAGGACGAGTTATCGGAAGAAGATCACCTTGATTTGATCTCTTTCA
This DNA window, taken from Cytophagales bacterium, encodes the following:
- a CDS encoding FtsX-like permease family protein — encoded protein: MLLKELKIVFRKLQREINYMLINLIGLTIGISFSFLIYDFLRIQLSYDQHIEHADQIYRISSDYVINGHRDTYANNPRPMAPLLQQEFPGVLAATKIAGYNGLTIHTGYLQTGEKQILSERLFAADSNFLKVFEIPMISGGSDALKHPKTAIVSETMARKLFNSLDVIGNSIELENQSQVEITGVFKDHQQPTYFDFEVLVSYTTFFNNPQGEIWWYGSHVMTYIRTVPEFHPDDIYQNWDPFFTKYMKPTFDELNGTAKIIIQPLKEIYLWEPYIWEPFPHGNSGELIVFASIGVFLLLVGCFNYMNLTLSQSYQRQKEVGIKKLLGANMGQLIKYRVIESLVIGWSASLLAISLLSAFNPVVTSLAAGIAPIEFLERPISILIVFGIGTVCGLLSSLYPAIIESRFRWSHLKKESPKKGPFAIRKLFVLGQQMIAVVLIGGTLVVVDQINHVKDRDLGFEPTNLVIIPVKERQLWKNIDAFTNDLRQESGIESLSMMDESPRTGLNEFTYMIQNAEGEFVSNPSQTIGITEGFIETTQLELIAGRRLSKRDDDYTGVIINRFLAEKMGFAPEESLGARLKFGVSDEVERKVIGVVENFSMSSALVPQQAMTLGYSKATVRLILARISESNFQETLARIDEIAQKHGANLPFSYNLFQSEINDMLKNEYRLYQLLILGSFLIIFIACLGLLGLIAHTANRRTKEIGMRKVLGADMPDLLWVLVREFVYTYCWAFLIGGAIAWLLTTNWLEGYAYRVTFSWTNLAIAGVVGLLIVFLTLTVNTLRVIQANPVKSLRYE
- a CDS encoding helix-turn-helix transcriptional regulator, with the translated sequence MVQPLEIPLGQLLTFGYGCCLCFAGLLVLIRQFRQGLWLAVGLLALGLVTIESDLLLREVATLVIWPAFYLYTRQSLQIVRWYPLLALHFLVPIIWGAAHWLEIVSLERWLAAVAFLQLIPYILLSLVELYRQFRSRIFQQAVQPAYASWAFFGLLMIFALRLLLPLIPVDYQVLMSVFYGGTGMYLLGLFSFSIHGPFRRESWTLHLEKEGASNFEEELQRRLNVLLQQEKVFVIPDLTLQELSNKMHIKSAALSGFFSTSLGRNFNEVINEHRVEEVKRLMRDPNTDPKATLMELAYKAGFNSKATFNRIFKEMTGMTPKAFKTQLTE
- a CDS encoding FdhF/YdeP family oxidoreductase, which encodes MRNISATGQIKKETPKVKEPAEAAAGIGGITAAIHHLNKELGLPSALSTLSKMNQQGGFDCPGCAWPDPDDRSKLGEYCENGAKAIAEEATEHRVDEAFFAQHTVEEISQWDDYTIGKSGRITRPFVLKPNSIHYEPITWQSAFDLIGDQLHGLDHPDEAIFYTSGRSSNEAAFLYGLLARQLGTNNMPDCSNMCHESSGVALKATLGIGKGSVTLDDFPQAEVIIIMGQNPGTNHPRMLSALEKCKQNGGKIISINPLEEAGLVRFKNPQKMNGLIGNGTPLTDLHLPVKINEDVNLLHLLMKGLLDQETQQGDVLDQEFIKKKTTGFETFKTDLGKYDAEQLLGRTGLTQPQLDQAIDLLAKPKKIIVCWAMGLTQHENAVDNIKACVNLLLMKGSIGKAGAGTCPVRGHSNVQGDRTVGIMSKVSPALNEALQKEFQFQAPNNEGLDTVAAIQAMHKGKARVFISLGGNFGSAASDTYFTAQALQNCDLTVSISTKLNRTHLMAGKTSLILPTLGRSEKDQHETQPRFVTVENSMGRVHRSAGVREPASDQLMSEPEIVAGIGQAVFGDEGPVNWTELGHDYDLIREKIENVIAGFDDYQLKSAGKGFDLPNNARIADFTALPEGKAQFSVCEPSSISLQQDEFVLMTIRSHDQFNTTIYGMDDRYRGIYNARRIVMINPEDMQEKGLQQGELIDLTSHYEHVERRAESFMVFPYKIPRQNLAAYFPETNVLVPIDQFARGSRTPISKSIVVRIEKRNTP
- a CDS encoding cyclic-phosphate processing receiver domain-containing protein, with translation MKKLFLDDLRSVDMVYDPSMEREFDIVRTYHDFVQYIKANGLPDFISFDNDLGLDENGEVAPDGYAAAKWLVYESELDLRNLEFKVHSANPVAAEQIKGLLTNYINHLNSKA